A genomic region of Glycine max cultivar Williams 82 chromosome 15, Glycine_max_v4.0, whole genome shotgun sequence contains the following coding sequences:
- the LOC100794684 gene encoding protein POLLENLESS 3, with product MQFERGSMARCYMTPPPQPPSSWKPPHSQSPSVPFSERKKSPNSANKIDLFHIIHKVPAGDSPYVKAKQVQLVDKDPGRAISLFWAAINARDRVESALKDMALVMKQLNRSDEAIEAIRSFRHLCPSDSRDSLDNILVELYKRSGRIDEEIAMLHHKLKQIEDGLTFVGRTTKQARSQGKKIQITAEQEISRILGNLAWAYLQKGDYKAAEEHYRKALSFEVDRNKQCNLAICLIHMNKIKEAKFLLQAVRTATKNRKMDDSFAKSFERASQMLIEIETSSSSQNAAFSMTTMSQCSPQSFENSIRKSSDRVQSGSESRSETSEGDVPHARRRLYQSPDPSRRDLSVPCTKPKRCSWGFNTGYRREAWGDVNSDYKPSFGTPPNDKHATRMLNSRENGLSSPANGKWRAMTLEDQAILKHEATTATSSDSLHALNTEVAMEFTEKEKSAADDSSYRSILSESHVTVVNGANEFASGKRKPEKKSWADIVEEEQNEEYDFLSGFTNFDDKNGAEVFNDENEDSNIIYPSSWLQNLPEWSNKKLESSDKKDDYASESTILSRNPTARRSLCFNPELIGEKKLTRRSRLQVFQDITLLPETPRFA from the exons ATGCAGTTTGAAAGAGGCTCTATGGCGAGGTGCTACATGACGCCGCCTCCACAGCCGCCATCGTCGTGGAAGCCGCCACATTCACAGTCCCCCAGTGTGCCGTtttcagagagaaaaaaatcGCCAAATTCTGCGAATAAAATTGATCTTTTTCATATAATTCACAAGGTTCCTGCTGGGGACTCACCTTATGTTAAAGCCAAGCAAGTTCAG TTAGTGGATAAGGATCCGGGAAGAGCAATTTCCTTGTTTTGGGCTGCCATCAATGCCCGAGATCGTGTTGAAAGCGCCTTGAAGGATATGGCCTTGGTTATGAAGCAATTGAATAGGTCAGATGAGGCAATTGAAGCTATTCGATCTTTCCGTCATCTTTGTCCGTCAGATTCTCGGGATTCTCTGGACAACATTTTGGTTGAGCTGTATAAG AGGTCCGGAAGGATCGATGAAGAGATCGCCATGCTTCATCACAAGTTGAAGCAAATTGAAGATGGCTTGACCTTTGTGGGAAGGACTACAAAACAAGCAAGATCTCAAGGAAAGAAGATTCAAATAACTGCCGAGCAAGAGATATCGAG GATATTGGGAAATTTGGCCTGGGCATACTTGCAAAAAGGAGACTATAAAGCAGCTGAAGAACATTATAG AAAAGCATTGTCTTTTGAGGTTGATAGGAACAAACAGTGCAATCTGGCTATATGTTTAATTCATATGAACAAGATCAAAGAAGCAAAGTTTCTACTCCAGGCAGTTCGCACTGctacaaaaaatagaaagatgGATGATTCCTTTGCCAAATCATTCGAACGAGCTTCTCAGATGCTAATTGAGATAGagacatcatcatcatcacagaATGCAGCATTTTCAATGACGACTATGTCGCAGTGCTCTCCACAAAGCTTTGAGAACTCGATTAGAAAGAGCTCTGATAGAGTTCAGAGTGGGTCAGAAAGCCGGTCTGAGACCTCTGAGGGGGATGTACCTCATGCTAGGAGGAGATTGTACCAGTCCCCTGATCCTAGTAGAAGAGATCTTAGTGTTCCTTGCACAAAACCAAAAAGATGTTCATGGGGATTCAATACTGGATATCGAAGGGAAGCTTGGGGTGATGTCAATTCAGATTATAAACCTTCATTTGGGACTCCTCCTAATGATAAGCATGCCACAAGGATGCTAAACTCAAGAGAAAATGGTTTGTCTTCTCCTGCCAATGGGAAGTGGAGGGCAATGACATTGGAAGACCAGGCTATACTAAAGCATGAAGCTACAACAGCAACAAGTTCTGATTCGTTGCATGCTTTGAATACGGAAGTAGCTATGGAGTTTACTGAGAAGGAGAAATCTGCTGCAGATGACAGTAGCTATAGATCAATACTGTCAGAATCACATGTCACAGTTGTGAATGGTGCCAATGAGTTTGCTTCAGGAAAAAGAAAACCTGAGAAGAAAAGTTGGGCTgacatagtagaagaagaacaaaatgaagaaTATGACTTCTTGAGTGGTTTCACAAATTTTGATGATAAGAATGGTGCAGAAGTttttaatgatgaaaatgaagACTCCAACATAATCTATCCTAGTTCTTGGCTACAGAACCTGCCTGAATGGTCAAACAAAAAGCTTGAATCATCGGATAAGAAAGATGACTATGCATCTGAGAGTACCATTCTGTCAAGGAATCCGACTGCAAGGCGTTCTTTGTGTTTCAACCCGGAACTGATTGGGGAGAAGAAGCTAACTAGGAGAAGCAGGTTACAGGTATTTCAGGATATTACTCTTCTCCCTGAAACCCCAAGATTTGCCTAA
- the LOC100816164 gene encoding endoribonuclease Dicer homolog 2: protein MEEVLSLEVDSNTQQQKITADVLPFAGSYQLEALDNAIRENTIVYLETGSGKTLIAVMLLRSYAHHLRKPSPQISVFLVPQVVLVSQQAEAVKKHTDLKVGMFWGDMGVDFWDATTWKQEVEKHEVFVMTPAILLNCLRHSFLKLNLIKVLIMDECHHARGKHPYACIMTVLGDIIESLAGAILVDSRFNKEVVWQSIRPLLEPLVTPETLKLHPIRELNELCQKRSYKIVLEDVSRKDGVTNYRMELEADGVIHEYEYTGPALRDTAKKIACKEILNSLKEEEL, encoded by the exons ATGGAAGAAGTACTCTCATTGGAAGTGGATTCCAATACCCAGCAGCAGAAGATTACTGCTGATGTTCTTCCATTTGCAGGAAG CTATCAACTTGAAGCGTTGGACAATGCTATCCGTGAGAATACCATAGTGTACTTGGAGACTGGTTCTGGTAAGACTTTGATAGCCGTCATGCTTCTTCGCAGCTATGCTCATCATCTGCGAAAGccttctcctcaaatttcagtgTTCTTGGTTCCCCAAGTTGTGTTGGTCTCTCAA CAAGCAGAAGCCGTGAAAAAGCACACCGATTTAAAAGTGGGAATGTTTTGGGGAGACATGGGAGTTGACTTCTGGGATGCTACTACCTGGAAACAAGAAGTAGAGAAACATGAG GTGTTTGTCATGACTCCTGCAATATTGCTGAATTGCTTGAGGCATAGCTTCTTGAAACTGAATTTGATAAAGGTTTTGATAATGGATGAATGCCATCATGCTAGGGGTAAACACCCTTACGCCTGCATCATGACT GTACTTGGAGATATCATAGAGTCTCTGGCTGGAGCGATTCTTGttgattcaagattcaataagGAGGTTGTGTGGCAAAGCATAAGGCCACTTTTGGAACCCCTTGTCACACCAGAAACACTGAAGCTCCATCCCATCCGAGAGTTGAATGAACTGTGCCAAAAAAGAAGTTATAAGATTGTACTAGAGGATGTGTCCCGCAAAGATGGTGTGACTAATTATAGAATGGAGCTAGAAGCAGATGGGGTCATTCACGAGTATGAGTATACCGGCCCTGCTCTTAGGGACACAGCCAAGAAGATAGCCTGCaaggaaattttgaattccTTGAAGGAAGAAGAATTATAG
- the LOC100815629 gene encoding uncharacterized protein, with amino-acid sequence MFNMRFVSQDWVVSCALILLVSCTTYSSASLGKPENNIKTSVFKSPKIELGPGLVSNKFYFDVDFPRGHIALKSFNAELVDESEKSVPLQETYLHHWLIIKYHQPKNVTHNNQTDIVFVRNSGFCQDGTLIQYFGLGSETRGTATDIPDPFGIEVGNPSEIPYGYDEKWLINVHAIDTRGVEDRLGCIECRCDLYNITKDADGNPLSPDYKGGLDCCPDNTTCRLNKGFKGPKRTLYLKYTVKWFSWDNYVVPLKIYILDVTDVLNVSKGGTPKHNCENYQLLYSLFLKQFAQLFEMFNMRFVSQDWVVSCALILLVSCTTYSSASLGKPENNIKTSVFKSPKIELGPGLVSNKFYFDVDFPRGHIALKSFNAELVDESGKSLPLQETYLHHWFIIKYQQPKNVTHNNPTDNIVYVRNSGFCQDGPLIQYFGLGSETRGTATDIPDPFGIEVGNPSDIPYGYDEKWLINVHPIDTRGVEDRLGCIECRCDLYNITKDADGNPLSPDYKGGLDCCPDNTTCRLNKGFKGPKRTLYLKYTVKWFSWDNYVVPLKIYILDVTDVLSVSKGVTPMHNCEVEYQVEPCSKGYSSSACIDVRKTSFPMQNGGYVIYGVGHQHVGAIASKLYGQDGGVICSSIPKYGTGSEAGNEKGYVVGMSTCYPRPGTIKIKDGETLTLEIIYSNSEMHSGVMGLFYILVAEQLPHQHLL; translated from the exons ATGTTCAATATGAGATTTGTATCTCAAGATTGGGTGGTTTCATGTGCACTAATACTTCTGGTGTCATGCACAACATACTCATCAGCTTCTTTGGGGAAACCTGAGAACAACATAAAAACATCTGTTTTTAAATCACCCAAGATTGAGCTAGGTCCAGGGTTAgtttcaaacaaattttattttgatgttgACTTTCCAAGAGGCCATATTGCACTCAAGAGTTTCAATGCTGAATTGGTTGATGAGTCAGAGAAATCAGTGCCTCTCCAAGAAACCTATCTCCATCACTGGCTTATAATAAAATACCACCAGCCAAAAAATGTGACACACAATAACCAAACAGATATTGTTTTTGTGAGAAACAGTGGCTTTTGCCAGGATGGTACTCTTATCCAGTATTTTGGTCTTGGATCAGAAACAAGAGGAACCGCCACTGATATTCCAGACCCTTTTGGAATAGAAGTTGGAAACCCTTCAGAAATTCCATATGGATATGATGAGAAATGGTTGATCAACGTGCATGCCATTGACACAAGGGGCGTGGAAGATAGGTTGGGGTGCATTGAGTGTAGGTGTGACCTTTATAATATCACAAAGGATGCAGATGGTAACCCTTTGAGTCCAGATTATAAGGGAGGTTTGGATTGTTGCCCTGATAATACCACGTGCAGGCTAAACAAAGGCTTCAAGGGTCCAAAGAGAACCTTATACCTTAAATACACAGTGAAGTGGTTCAGTTGGGACAACTACGTGGTGCCCCTTAAGATTTATATACTTGATGTGACTGATGTTTTGAACGTGTCCAAAGGAGGGACTCCAAAGCATAATTGCGAG AATTACCAGTTACTATACTCTCTCTTTCTGAAACAATTTGCCCAATTGTTTGAG ATGTTCAATATGAGATTTGTATCTCAAGATTGGGTGGTTTCATGTGCACTAATACTTCTGGTGTCATGCACAACATACTCATCAGCTTCTTTGGGGAAACCTGAGAACAACATAAAAACATCTGTTTTTAAATCACCCAAGATTGAGCTAGGTCCAGGGTTAgtttcaaacaaattttattttgatgttgACTTTCCAAGAGGCCATATTGCACTCAAGAGTTTCAATGCTGAATTGGTTGATGAGTCAGGGAAATCACTGCCTCTCCAAGAAACCTATCTCCATCACTGGTTTATAATAAAATACCAACAGCCAAAAAATGTGACACACAATAACCCAACAGATAATATTGTTTATGTGAGAAACAGTGGCTTTTGCCAGGATGGTCCTCTTATCCAGTATTTTGGTCTTGGATCAGAAACAAGAGGAACTGCCACTGATATTCCAGACCCTTTTGGAATAGAAGTTGGAAACCCTTCAGATATTCCATATGGATATGATGAGAAATGGTTGATCAACGTGCATCCCATTGACACAAGGGGTGTGGAAGATAGGTTGGGGTGCATTGAGTGTAGGTGTGACCTTTATAATATCACAAAGGATGCAGATGGTAACCCTTTGAGTCCAGATTATAAGGGAGGTTTGGATTGTTGCCCTGATAATACCACGTGCAGGCTAAACAAAGGCTTCAAGGGTCCAAAGAGAACCTTATACCTTAAATACACAGTGAAGTGGTTCAGTTGGGACAACTACGTGGTGCCCCTTAAGATTTATATACTTGATGTGACTGATGTTTTGAGCGTGTCCAAAGGAGTAACTCCAATGCATAATTGCGAG GTTGAGTATCAGGTTGAACCTTGCAGCAAAGGCTACAGTAGTAGTGCTTGCATTGATGTCAGAAAAACAAGCTTCCCAATGCAAAATGGTGGATATGTAATCTATGGTGTTGGTCATCAGCATGTAGGTGCAATTGCATCAAAACTATACGGACAG GATGGGGGAGTTATTTGTTCTTCAATACCAAAATATGGAACTGGAAGTGAAGCAGGAAATGAGAAAGGGTATGTTGTAGGAATGTCCACATGTTACCCTCGACCAGGTactatcaaaataaaagatgGTGAAACCCTAACTCTAGAGATTATCTACAGCAACAGCGAAATGCACAGTGGAGTAATGGGGCTTTTCTACATCTTGGTGGCAGAACAACTGCCACACCAACACCTCCTTTGA